Proteins from a genomic interval of Acetobacterium woodii DSM 1030:
- a CDS encoding GntR family transcriptional regulator yields MNWYIDSDRPIYKQLVEQIELRIVSGVYAPGDKLESVRELAMDAGVNPNTMQKSLAELERMGLVFAQRTSGRFITEDLKVIEEAKKTIAVHEIDAFLEKMKKLGLTKPEILALMEKTEEEEN; encoded by the coding sequence ATGAACTGGTACATCGATTCCGACCGACCCATCTATAAGCAGTTGGTGGAACAAATAGAATTACGAATTGTCTCGGGTGTTTACGCACCTGGTGATAAACTTGAATCGGTTCGCGAGTTAGCTATGGATGCCGGTGTAAATCCCAACACGATGCAAAAATCGTTAGCTGAACTGGAACGGATGGGGCTTGTGTTTGCACAAAGAACCAGTGGTCGATTTATTACGGAGGATTTAAAAGTGATTGAGGAAGCAAAAAAAACGATAGCAGTTCACGAAATTGATGCATTTTTAGAAAAAATGAAAAAACTGGGCTTGACTAAGCCTGAGATATTAGCATTAATGGAAAAAACTGAAGAAGAGGAAAACTAA
- a CDS encoding methyl-accepting chemotaxis protein, whose amino-acid sequence MKWFYNLRIGRKILLGYFIVAAIAGGIGVMGLAGIQKISEQDVYLYQKMAKPLGELVYIVDAFQNISVTIEDLIWAATPEEIDNLEIEISRSNAKFDSNLKTFETTLKSPEAIQIADETYLLKDDYDKKVEEIITLTRAGKPTEAAAIVDGEEFETIRNKIEDHYRQMMEIKIEIVKDTAASNVAIAETSTMITVILLILGLVLSLLLSLFITGSITRPVIKIKTMIKEMSMGHLGMRLHMSVTDEIGEMATAMDNFADDLQNTVIQTMHQISAGNVAINIEPVDEMDEITPALIQTIQTVRALIDESVMLSEAAVAGRLEIRGNEENFSGGFKEILVGFNHTLDALVTPLNVAADCVNQIGKGIIPNKINYPYQGDFKTFKTSINACIDGLGALQEGNEVLGLMNQNDFTQAVKGNYLGIYAEIAASINGIRRLLLSITKIAGHIRNGDLSDLEGLKQNGKRSQNDYLIPTLVEMMENIYMLVGETEMMAQIAVEGDLSHRGDSSKFSGEYALMIDGFNQTLDAVIEPIKEASMVLQELAQGNLQIMVRGEYNGDHAKIKKDLNQTIISLEGYVRKITETLEAMGQGKLNQEITSEFRGDFSNIKKSLNDINMRLSTTLSDINTVSTQVENGAIQISDTGQALAQATTEQASSIEELTASIEEVADDTKYNAKRSKEANEMVIAVSKNVEVGNAKMQQMITAMVEINESANNISKIIKVIDDIAFQTNVLALNAAVEAARAGQHGKGFAVVAQEVRHLSELSSNAVRETAELIEKSFDKVEAGTKAADDTGESLKAISSEIEKVSDLLAAIAQASKDQANEIEQINQGIEQVSRVVQNNSATAEQSAAASEELSGQSQILKQMVSAFEIREL is encoded by the coding sequence ATGAAATGGTTTTACAACTTGAGAATTGGCAGGAAAATACTTCTGGGATATTTTATCGTTGCGGCAATCGCCGGCGGGATTGGGGTAATGGGACTTGCGGGAATCCAGAAAATCAGTGAGCAGGATGTTTATCTTTATCAGAAAATGGCCAAACCGCTGGGGGAGTTAGTTTATATCGTTGATGCTTTCCAGAATATTTCAGTAACAATCGAAGATTTGATTTGGGCAGCCACACCTGAAGAAATTGATAATCTTGAAATTGAAATTTCGCGGAGCAATGCGAAATTTGATTCAAATCTTAAAACATTTGAGACCACGCTGAAATCCCCGGAAGCAATTCAAATTGCCGATGAAACTTATTTACTAAAAGATGATTATGACAAAAAAGTTGAAGAAATAATTACCTTAACAAGAGCCGGAAAACCGACAGAAGCAGCGGCGATTGTGGATGGCGAGGAATTTGAAACAATTCGTAATAAAATTGAAGATCATTATCGGCAGATGATGGAAATTAAAATTGAAATTGTTAAAGATACAGCAGCGAGTAATGTTGCGATTGCTGAGACTTCAACGATGATAACAGTGATCTTGCTGATTTTGGGATTGGTACTTTCGTTATTATTGAGTTTGTTTATTACCGGCTCGATTACCAGGCCGGTGATAAAAATAAAAACGATGATTAAAGAAATGAGCATGGGACATTTGGGAATGCGGCTTCATATGAGTGTCACTGACGAGATTGGGGAAATGGCGACTGCCATGGATAATTTTGCAGATGATCTCCAAAATACGGTTATTCAAACGATGCATCAAATTTCGGCGGGAAATGTAGCGATTAATATTGAACCCGTCGACGAAATGGATGAAATTACACCGGCGCTGATACAAACGATACAAACGGTCAGAGCACTAATTGATGAATCAGTTATGTTATCCGAAGCAGCGGTAGCGGGGCGATTGGAGATTAGAGGAAATGAGGAAAATTTTAGCGGTGGTTTTAAAGAAATTCTAGTCGGTTTTAATCATACGCTTGATGCGCTTGTGACACCTCTGAATGTAGCTGCGGACTGCGTCAATCAAATTGGTAAGGGTATTATTCCCAATAAAATCAACTACCCTTATCAAGGTGATTTTAAAACGTTTAAAACGAGTATTAATGCCTGTATTGATGGATTAGGCGCTCTACAGGAAGGAAATGAAGTGCTTGGACTAATGAATCAAAATGATTTTACACAAGCTGTGAAGGGAAATTATTTGGGGATTTATGCGGAAATCGCTGCATCAATTAATGGCATCCGACGATTGTTGTTGAGTATTACAAAAATTGCAGGCCATATTCGCAATGGCGACCTGAGTGATTTAGAAGGACTTAAACAGAATGGCAAACGCAGTCAGAATGATTATTTGATTCCGACATTGGTTGAAATGATGGAAAATATTTATATGTTGGTTGGTGAAACAGAAATGATGGCGCAAATTGCGGTCGAAGGTGATTTGAGTCATCGTGGCGATAGCAGTAAATTCAGCGGTGAATATGCGCTGATGATTGATGGTTTTAACCAGACTTTAGATGCTGTCATCGAACCGATTAAAGAGGCATCAATGGTTTTGCAGGAGCTGGCCCAAGGTAATCTGCAGATCATGGTAAGGGGCGAATATAACGGCGATCATGCAAAAATAAAAAAAGATCTAAACCAAACCATTATTTCATTAGAAGGGTATGTTAGAAAAATTACCGAAACCCTGGAAGCAATGGGACAAGGCAAACTTAATCAGGAAATTACTTCGGAATTCAGGGGGGATTTTTCAAATATCAAGAAATCCCTAAATGATATTAATATGAGACTCAGCACCACCCTTTCGGATATTAATACGGTTTCTACCCAGGTCGAAAACGGAGCGATACAAATTTCTGACACCGGTCAGGCATTAGCCCAGGCGACAACGGAACAAGCCAGTTCGATTGAAGAATTAACAGCATCGATTGAGGAAGTGGCCGATGATACAAAATATAATGCGAAACGATCAAAAGAAGCCAATGAAATGGTGATTGCGGTTAGTAAAAACGTCGAAGTTGGCAATGCAAAAATGCAGCAAATGATTACCGCAATGGTTGAAATTAATGAGTCAGCAAACAATATTTCTAAAATTATCAAGGTTATTGATGATATTGCTTTTCAAACCAATGTGTTGGCATTAAATGCGGCCGTAGAAGCGGCCCGCGCAGGACAACATGGCAAAGGGTTTGCCGTAGTTGCCCAGGAAGTGAGACATTTGTCGGAACTTAGCAGTAACGCTGTAAGAGAAACAGCTGAATTGATTGAAAAATCGTTTGATAAAGTTGAAGCGGGAACAAAAGCAGCCGATGATACGGGTGAAAGTTTGAAGGCAATTTCCTCTGAAATTGAAAAAGTCAGTGATCTTTTGGCAGCAATTGCTCAAGCATCAAAGGATCAGGCCAATGAAATTGAACAAATTAATCAGGGGATCGAACAGGTTTCCAGAGTCGTTCAAAATAATTCGGCGACAGCAGAGCAAAGTGCTGCCGCCAGTGAAGAACTATCAGGCCAATCCCAAATACTTAAGCAAATGGTTAGCGCTTTTGAAATACGAGAACTGTGA
- a CDS encoding ABC1 kinase family protein, with protein MNSSDSVEKTNEIENTPTDNNGRRLKKIISILVKHDITKGLTPEKLRLIIEDLGPTFIKIGQIMSMRRDIFPNDYCLELEKLRSQVTPMPYNEFVGIIEDEYSFPATDVFKAITHKPLGSASIAQVHAAELLDGSKVVIKVQRPGIYQVMAQDVVLLNRATGILNIASGIGDVVDFKMIVDEMWSTAQQEMDFLYEAKNAQLFNELNTEIKYIGCPKIYNQYTTSKVLVMENIMGIEIDEKIMLLEAGYDLEEIGTKLAENYVKQIIDDGFFHADPHPGNIFIRDGQIVWIDLGMMGKLSKREMGLLRRSVKAVATRDVEGIEGAILSLGVHKGRRINHSLLYEAIDRILDVYGTEELSNINMGRFLEEILKIATENHIGMPRGISMLSRGMITIEGVIADISPEANFVRIMANHMSGQQVENFDLKTFVETNTRKMLISGEKAISVPGQISDFLSLANKGQIKLNLEVMGSEEPLAEIDQMVNKIIICIINAALLIGSSFIATTDMTPKFMGIPALGALGYFTAIILSLALMISIHRKKRKR; from the coding sequence ATGAACTCAAGTGATTCTGTTGAAAAAACAAACGAGATAGAGAACACCCCAACCGACAATAATGGCAGGCGACTAAAAAAAATCATCTCCATTTTGGTAAAACATGACATTACAAAAGGGTTGACCCCGGAAAAACTTCGATTGATCATCGAAGATCTGGGGCCAACCTTTATTAAAATTGGTCAAATTATGTCAATGCGTCGGGATATTTTTCCCAATGATTATTGTTTAGAACTTGAAAAATTGCGATCTCAAGTTACGCCGATGCCCTATAATGAGTTTGTTGGCATTATTGAAGATGAGTATTCGTTCCCGGCAACGGACGTTTTTAAAGCAATTACGCATAAACCATTGGGATCGGCATCGATTGCCCAGGTACATGCCGCCGAGTTGCTTGATGGATCTAAGGTGGTAATTAAGGTGCAACGGCCCGGCATCTATCAGGTGATGGCCCAGGATGTGGTATTATTAAATCGGGCAACCGGGATTCTCAATATTGCCAGCGGCATTGGTGATGTGGTTGATTTTAAAATGATTGTTGATGAGATGTGGAGTACGGCTCAACAGGAAATGGATTTTCTGTATGAAGCTAAAAATGCACAGTTGTTTAATGAACTAAACACGGAGATCAAATACATTGGCTGCCCCAAAATCTACAATCAATATACGACGTCGAAGGTTCTGGTGATGGAAAACATCATGGGGATTGAAATTGATGAAAAGATCATGTTGTTGGAAGCTGGTTATGATTTGGAGGAAATAGGAACTAAACTCGCCGAAAACTATGTCAAACAAATCATCGATGATGGCTTTTTTCATGCTGACCCGCACCCGGGGAATATTTTTATTCGCGATGGACAAATCGTCTGGATTGATTTAGGAATGATGGGTAAATTGTCTAAACGAGAGATGGGACTGTTACGGCGGAGCGTAAAGGCGGTAGCAACAAGGGATGTCGAAGGAATCGAAGGGGCGATCTTATCGTTAGGCGTCCATAAGGGTAGGCGGATTAATCATTCGCTTTTATACGAAGCCATTGATCGTATTCTGGATGTTTATGGAACCGAAGAATTGAGCAATATTAATATGGGGCGTTTTCTGGAAGAAATTCTTAAGATTGCGACTGAGAATCATATTGGAATGCCGCGAGGAATTAGTATGCTCAGTCGGGGAATGATTACGATCGAAGGCGTTATTGCCGATATCTCGCCGGAAGCAAATTTTGTCAGAATTATGGCAAATCATATGTCTGGCCAGCAGGTCGAAAATTTTGATTTAAAAACTTTTGTCGAAACAAACACCCGGAAAATGCTGATTTCAGGCGAAAAAGCGATTAGTGTTCCGGGGCAGATTTCAGATTTTTTAAGTTTAGCGAATAAAGGTCAAATCAAGTTAAATTTAGAGGTAATGGGGTCTGAAGAACCATTGGCAGAAATCGACCAGATGGTAAATAAAATCATTATCTGTATTATCAATGCAGCACTTTTAATTGGTTCCAGTTTTATTGCAACCACGGATATGACCCCTAAATTTATGGGGATTCCGGCACTGGGAGCGTTAGGTTATTTTACGGCTATTATACTAAGTTTAGCATTAATGATTTCTATTCATCGAAAAAAGCGAAAGCGCTAA
- a CDS encoding phasin family protein — MLTSISEDLKKIFLFGIGAVAITAEKSKILIDELVDKGEITLEQGKILNEELKHNIKETIKDSVTVNVVKPTSPPTVDNVVEGLDKMTPEEIQKIKDKLAAMSAAEGNKNDDAEVVDAAENASEKEIDELK; from the coding sequence ATGTTGACCAGTATTAGTGAAGATTTAAAAAAAATATTTCTATTTGGCATTGGAGCGGTGGCAATCACGGCTGAAAAATCTAAGATTCTTATTGATGAACTTGTCGATAAAGGTGAAATTACACTGGAACAGGGAAAAATACTCAACGAGGAATTAAAACATAATATTAAAGAAACGATTAAAGACAGTGTGACTGTAAATGTGGTCAAACCAACATCACCACCGACAGTCGATAATGTGGTTGAAGGCCTTGACAAAATGACTCCTGAAGAAATTCAAAAGATCAAAGACAAGCTGGCGGCAATGAGTGCGGCAGAAGGCAATAAAAACGACGATGCTGAAGTAGTTGATGCAGCAGAAAATGCCAGTGAAAAGGAAATCGATGAACTCAAGTGA
- the ilvA gene encoding threonine ammonia-lyase yields MLTLDKIYHASFTLKNYIRPTDLIHAPKICPDSNIYLKTENLQITGSFKVRGACYKMSQLSKAEKEKGVIACSAGNHAQGVALAAAINQIHAVICLPDGAPISKVEATKAYGAEVCLVEGGYDEAYAKALELQKEKGYTFIHPFDDEFVIAGQGTIGLELLDSLPDLDAVIVPIGGGGLISGIAYVLKALKPEVKVYGVQACGAPSMQMSVKDNKICRLPQVSTIADGIAVKEPGQLTFSLCRDYVDEIVTVNEDEISTAILTLIEQQKLIAEGAGAVAVAAAMFDKLPIKGKKTVCIVSGGNIDVTILSRIIKRGLLTSGRICSLNIELVDKPGQLKKVSQIIADFGGNVISIHHERSNEGSDINGCFLRIELETRNYQHIEEIRDALTQNGFKLEC; encoded by the coding sequence ATGTTAACACTAGACAAAATTTATCATGCTTCATTTACACTCAAAAATTATATCCGCCCCACCGATTTGATTCATGCCCCTAAAATATGCCCGGACAGTAATATTTATTTGAAAACAGAAAATCTACAGATAACGGGTTCTTTTAAAGTTCGCGGGGCCTGTTATAAAATGTCGCAACTGAGCAAAGCCGAAAAAGAAAAGGGTGTGATTGCCTGTTCCGCCGGTAATCACGCTCAAGGCGTGGCATTAGCCGCAGCGATTAATCAGATTCATGCGGTCATTTGTTTGCCGGATGGAGCCCCAATTTCAAAGGTCGAGGCAACTAAAGCATATGGAGCAGAGGTCTGCCTGGTTGAAGGGGGTTATGATGAAGCTTATGCTAAAGCGTTGGAACTTCAAAAAGAAAAAGGATATACCTTTATTCATCCGTTTGATGATGAATTTGTGATTGCCGGGCAGGGAACGATTGGTTTGGAGCTTTTGGACAGCCTGCCGGATTTGGATGCCGTTATTGTCCCAATCGGTGGCGGCGGACTGATTTCCGGTATTGCTTATGTCCTGAAAGCTTTAAAACCGGAAGTGAAAGTTTATGGCGTGCAGGCTTGTGGGGCACCAAGTATGCAGATGTCTGTAAAAGATAATAAAATCTGTCGATTGCCGCAGGTGTCGACGATTGCCGATGGGATTGCGGTTAAAGAACCAGGTCAACTGACGTTTAGTCTTTGTCGTGATTATGTCGACGAAATTGTGACGGTTAATGAAGATGAAATATCAACGGCGATTCTGACCCTCATCGAACAACAGAAACTGATTGCCGAAGGGGCCGGGGCTGTGGCCGTGGCCGCAGCGATGTTTGATAAATTGCCAATTAAAGGCAAAAAAACGGTTTGTATTGTTTCCGGCGGTAATATTGATGTCACCATTTTATCCCGGATTATTAAAAGAGGTTTATTAACCTCCGGCCGTATTTGTTCCCTTAATATTGAACTGGTTGATAAACCTGGGCAGTTAAAAAAAGTTTCTCAAATTATCGCTGATTTTGGTGGCAATGTGATTTCGATCCATCATGAACGGAGCAATGAAGGCTCGGACATTAATGGTTGTTTTTTACGGATTGAGCTGGAAACGAGAAATTATCAACACATCGAGGAAATTCGCGATGCGCTGACTCAAAACGGATTTAAATTAGAGTGTTAA